In Terriglobia bacterium, the following proteins share a genomic window:
- a CDS encoding phage Gp37/Gp68 family protein — MAANSSIEWTESTWNPLTGCSKISPGCKHCYAERMAFRLQAMGQPHYLNGFILTLHEDSLELPLRWKRPQTIFVNSMSDLFHLDVPFDFIQKMFVVMAKARWHRFQILTKRADRLSRLSSLLPWTENIWMGVSVENQDYVGRIDFLRSTDAKIKFLSLEPLLGPLESLDLRGIDWVIVGGESGPGARPMRVDWVRSIRDHCRSAGVPFFFKQWGGVRKKKAGRELEGRTWDEMPLKKGREEVGLAM; from the coding sequence ATGGCTGCCAATTCCTCCATTGAGTGGACTGAATCCACCTGGAACCCCCTGACGGGGTGCAGCAAGATTAGTCCTGGGTGCAAGCACTGTTATGCGGAACGTATGGCGTTTCGCTTGCAGGCGATGGGCCAGCCCCATTATCTCAACGGCTTCATACTTACCTTGCACGAAGATTCGTTGGAATTGCCTCTGCGCTGGAAAAGGCCACAAACGATCTTCGTAAACTCCATGAGTGACCTTTTCCATCTCGACGTTCCGTTTGATTTCATTCAGAAGATGTTTGTGGTGATGGCTAAGGCCCGGTGGCACCGCTTTCAAATCCTGACCAAACGCGCAGATCGGCTCTCGAGACTGAGCTCGTTGCTGCCTTGGACCGAGAACATTTGGATGGGAGTCAGCGTCGAAAACCAGGATTACGTTGGTCGCATCGATTTTCTCCGCAGCACCGACGCCAAGATTAAGTTTCTCTCCCTTGAACCGCTTCTTGGACCTTTGGAGAGTCTGGATCTTCGGGGAATTGATTGGGTGATTGTAGGAGGTGAATCGGGCCCCGGCGCGCGCCCGATGAGGGTGGACTGGGTACGATCAATCCGCGACCACTGCAGGTCCGCCGGTGTGCCGTTCTTCTTCAAGCAATGGGGCGGCGTCCGAAAGAAAAAAGCGGGACGAGAGCTTGAAGGACGAACTTGGGATGAGATGCCTCTAAAAAAAGGTCGAGAGGAAGTCGGGTTAGCGATGTAA